GCGGATGCGGGGCTCTCGCCGGTCCGAGTGGTCGTCATCGGCCAGGACCAGCCGGGCATCGTGCGCGAGGTGACCGTGGCGCTCGCCGACCGCGGCCTGGGCATCAGGGAGTTCCACACGTCCACCAGCGACGCCCCCATGAGCGGCGAACGGCTCTTCGAGGCCGTCGCGGTCGTCGGGGCGGCCCGGGACGTCGACCTCACCGACCTGCGCATCGCCCTGGACGAGGTGTCCGCGCAGCTGAGCCTGGACATCCGGCTCGATGACGGTGACGACAACCCCGCCTGGGGTGAGGTGCCCGAGCCGGCCTGACACCGCCGCCCTGGGGCCCGTGCCGACTGCCCGGGTCCTGCGCGGACCCCGAATGTGCCTGGGGTGGACTCGCGCCTGACCGGATGTGCCTGGTTACACCTGGGCAGACTCGGTGAGCAGGGCCGCGATGGTGGGCCCGATCGCATGAGCGACGGCGAGCGCCCGCACGGGTCCGCCGGGGTTGGCGTGCTCCGCGGCCCGTCCGTGGACGAGCACACCGAGGGAGGCGGCCGTCGTGGGGTCGAGGCCCGCAGCGAGCAGTGTCCCCACGAGCCCGGCGAGGACGTCACCCGACCCGGCCGTGGCGAGCCACGCGGGCGCCTCGTCGTGCACGTGCACCGGGCCGTCGGCATCGACGACGTGCGTGACCGCGCCCTTGAGCAGGACGGTGGCGCCGGTGAGCCGGGCGAGCATCCGGGCGTGCTCGAGCGGGTCGGCCTCGACCTCGGCCCGGGTGAGATCGCTCGTGCGGCCGCCCAACCGGGTGAGCGCGCGGGCGCACTCCCCCGCGTGCGGCGTGAGGAGGGTGGGCGCCCCACGGGGTCCGTCGAGGAGATCGAGGCCGCCCGCGTCGAGGAGGACCGGCAGGTCCGAGGCGAGGGCCGCACGGGCAGCAGCCAGCTGCTCGGCCGCCTCTTCGCCGGTGGCCTCCGGATCGAGACCGGAGCCGATGCACCAGGCCTGGACCCTCCCTTCGCCCGGGACGACCTCGGGGGCCGTCTGACGGACCAGGTCGGTCGGCGCCTGCGGGCCGACGTAGCGGACCATCCCGGCGCCCGCCGTCACCGCCGCGGTGCTCGCGAGCACCGCGGCTCCGGTGTACCGCTCGCCTCCGGCGACGATGCCGAGCACCCCTCGGGAGTACTTGTCGTCCTCGGTGGTCGGGACGGGCCAGAGAACCGGCACGTCGTCCGGGGTCAGCCGCACGACGGTCGGGGTGGCGTCGGTGAGGTCGAGACCGATGTCCAGGACGGTGAGGATCCCGCAGGTCGGCTCGGTCGACGGCAGCAGGTGGACGGCCTTGGGCGCCCCGAAGGTCACCGTCTCGTCCGCGAAGACCGCGTCCGCGACGACCTGCCTGCCCTCGACGGGCTGCCCGCTCGGGGTGTCGACGGCGATGACCCAGGTGCGGTCGCGGATGGCGTCCACCCACGGTCGGGCGAAGGGGGGAAGCCCCGGTCGACCACCGATGCCGGTGATGCCGTCGAGGACCACTTCGGCCCGGGCGATCGCGGTGAGCGCCTCGGCGCCGTCACCGGTGAGGACCCGAGCGCCCCGGGAGCGGGCCCGCTCGGCTGCCGCGGTGACGTTCGGCGAGGACTGCGGGTCCACGCACACGGCGGTGGCGTCGAATCCGCGACGAGCCAGACGCGCGATCGCGTAGAGGGTGTCGGCCCCGTTGTTGCCGGGGCCGATCAGCCCGGTGACCCGGCGGAAACCGCGGTCGCGCATGCGGGCGCTCGTCAGTCGGGCGACGCCTCTGGCGGCCCGACTCATCAGCTCCCCGCTCTCCAGGAGGTCGGGAAGAGCGGCCTCCGCCCGGCGGATCGTCTCGACTGAGTACCCGGTGATCACGTGTGCGACGTTACCGCCACCACGGAACGGACCCGACTGGGCACGACTTTCTCCCGGTTCGCCCGAGTTTCATACTCCTGCGAGGGCGGGGATTACCGGGTGACCCGATAATCGAGTGACTCAGGGAGCGCCGGCGGACTCGGCGATGACGATCGCGGTGGCGATGCCACCGTCGTGGCTGAGGGAGATGTGCAGTCGCGTCACTCCGAGCAGCTCGGCGCGGGCGGCGACGGCCCCGGTGATCACGAGGATCGGCTCGCCGTGCTCCCCCTTCGTCACCTCGGCCTCCTGCCACGGCAGGTCACCCGGGGTGCACAGCGCCTTGCCGGTGGCCTCCTTCGCCGCGAACCGTGCGGCGAGGGAGCGCAACGGCAGGTCACGCTCGGCCTCGGTGAAGACACGCTCGCGCAGTCCCGGCGTGCGGTCGAGCCGAGCGCCGAGGCGCGCCATGTCGACGACGTCGATCCCGACCCCGACGATCACCGCTTGCCCCTACCGCTCACTCGACCGTGACGGACTTGGCCAGGTTGCGCGGCTGGTCGACGTCCAGGCCCTTGGCCGTGGACAGGTGCAGTGCGAAGACCTGGAGCGGCACCACCGTCAGCAACGGCTGGAGCAGCGGCGAGGTGTGCGGCACCCTGATCACCTCGTCGGCGAAGGGGGTGACCTCCTCATCGCCCTCCTGCGCGACGACGAGCGTGCGGGCGCCGCGGGCGCGGATCTCCTGGATGTTGGAGACGACCTTCTTGTGCAGGTCGTTGGGGGTGTCCGGACCGGGCACGACGACGAAGACCGGCTGGCCGGGCTCGATGAGCGCGATCGGGCCGTGCTTGAGCTCACCGGCGGCGAAGCCCTCGGCGTGGATGTAGGCCAGCTCCTTGAGCTTCAGCGCACCCTCCATCGCGATCGGGAAGCCGACGTGGCGACCGAGGAAGAGCACCGCGCGGGTGTCCGACATGAAGCGGGCGATCTCCTCGACGCGGTCCATCGACGTCAGCAGCGAGGCGATCTTGTCCGGGACGGTGTGCAGCTCGGCCATGACCGACTTGGCGTCGTCGGCGAAGGTCTCTCCCCGCAGCTGCGCGAGGTAGAGCCCCAGGACGTAGCAGGCGGTGATCTGCGCGAGGAAGGCCTTGGTCGAGGCAACCGCGATCTCCGGGCCCGCGTGGGTGTAGAGCACCGCATCCGACTCGCGCGGGATCGTCGCACCGTGGGTGTTGCAGACCGAGACCGTCAGCGCGCCCAGCGAGCGAGCGTGGCGCACCGCCATCGCGGTGTCGGCGGTCTCGCCGGACTGGCTGATCGAGACCACGAGGGTGCGCTCGTCGACGATCGGGTCGCAGTAGCGGAATTCGTGGGCGAGGGCGACCTCCACCGGGATCCGGGTCCAGTGCTCGATGGCGTACTTGGCCACCGTGCCGGCGTAGGCGGCGGTGCCGCACGCGACGATCGTGATCCGGTCGACCGCCCGGAGCTTCTCCTCGTCGATGCGCAGCTCGTCCAGCATGAGCCGTCCCTCTGCGTCGGTGCGGCCGAGCAGGGTGTCCCCGACCGCCTGCGGCTGGTCGTGGATCTCCTTCTCCATGAAGGTGTCGAACCCGCCCTTCTCCGCAGCGGCCGCGTCCCAGGTGACCTCGTAGGGGCGACCGGCTCCCTCGGTGCCGTCGAAGTTGATCACCGAGTAGGTATCGGGCGTGATCGTGACGATCTGGTCCTGCTCCAACTCGACGGCCTGCTTCGTGTGGCCGATGAAGGCCGCCACGTCGGACCCGAGGAAGTTCTCCCCGTCGCCGAGTCCGACGACGAGTGGGCTGTTGCGCCGAGCGGCGACGACCACGTCGGGCTGGTCGGCGTGGACCACGAGCAAGGTGAACGCGCCCTCGAGGCGGCCCACCACCAGGCGCATCGCCTCGGTGAGGTCACCGGTCTCGGCGAAGGCCGCGGCCAGCATGTGTGCGGCCACCTCGGTGTCGGTCTCGGAGGTGAAGCTCACCCCCTGCTCGAGCAGTTCGCCCTTGAGGGCGTGGAAGTTCTCGACGATGCCGTTGTGGACGACCGCGATCTTGCCGTCCTGCCCGCCCCGGTGCGGGTGGGCGTTCTCGTCGGTCGGACCGCCGTGGGTGGCCCAGCGGGTGTGGCCGATGGCCGTCGCGGACACCGGGACCTCCTCCGACTCCAGGGCGGAACGCAGGTTGGCGAGCTTGCCGGCCCGCTTCTGCGCGAAGACCGTGTCGCCGGTGACCAGAGCGACACCCGCGGAGTCGTATCCGCGGTACTCGAGCCGCGAGAGGCCCTCCATGACGACGTCGAGGGAGCGGGCTCCGGCGTCGGGGCCGACGTATCCAACGATTCCACACATGCGGGACAGGCTAACCGCACCTGCATCGCCCACGGAGCACGTGCGACACAATGGGCCGGTGTCCTACGCCACCACGGCGACCGTGCCGTCCCCTTTCGTCGAGCTCGACCGCGATGCGTGGGCCCGCTTGCGGGAGAACCACCCCCTCAACCTCGACGAGGGCGACCTCGCCCGCCTGCGGGGCCTGAGCGACCCGATCGACCTCGACGAGGTGCAGGAGGTCTACCTCCCGCTCTCCCGGCTGCTGACCTTCTACGTGTCGGCCACGACGCGGCTGCACCGGATCACCTCGACCTTCCTCGGCGACCGTCCGCCGAAGGCGCCGTTCGTCATCGGCGTCGCCGGGTCCGTGGCGGTCGGCAAGTCCACGACCGCACGCATCCTGCGTGAGCTGATGCAGCGCTGGCCGGACACACCCAAGGTCGACCTCGTGACGACCGACGGGTTCCTCCTGCCGAACGCCGAGTTGGAACGCCGCGGGCTGCTGCAACGCAAGGGCTTCCCCGAGTCCTACGACCGTCGGGCGCTGCTGCGGTTCATGTCGGCCGTCAAGGCCGGCCAACCCGAGGTGCTGGCACCCGTCTACTCGCACCTGACCTACGACATCGTCCAGGGCGAGCAGATCGCCGTGCGCCAGCCCGACGTGCTCATCGTCGAGGGACTCAACGTCCTCCAGCCCCCCGGCGTACGGCAGGACGGGCGCTCGGGTCTTGCCGTCAGCGACTTCTTCGACTTCTCGGTCTACGTCGACGCCAAGGTGGACGACATCCGTCAGTGGTACGTCAACCGCTTCCTGCGGCTGCGGCAGACCTCCTTCGCCGACCCCCAGTCCTACTTCCACCGTTACGCGGACCTCACCGACGAGCAGGCCGAGGCCCGCGCACTGCACATCTTCGAGACGATCAACGAGCCCAACCTCGTCGACAACGTCCTGCCGACGCGGGGCCGGGCGACCCTCGTGCTGACGAAGGGGTCTGACCACCAGGTCCGCCGGATCCGGCTGCGCAAGCTCTGAAAAAACCCGGACGGTGCGACGCCTGACCCGGTTCGTCGCGGGCGGTGTCGTGCGGGCTCAGTACCAGTGCGGGTTCTGGTTGTTCCAGAAGTTCAGGGCGCCGCAGGGAGTGCCGTAGCTGAGCTTGATGTAGTTCAGACCCCAGTCGATCTGGGTGATCGGGTTGGTCTTCCAGTCACTGCCGTGGGAGGCCATCTTGTCCGCGGGCAGGGACTGCGGGATGCCATAGGCACCGGATGACGAGTTGGTCGCGTTCCACTCCCAGTCGCTCTCGCCGATCCACAGCTGCTCGAGACAGCCCCACTGGCCGTCGTCCCAGCCGTACTCGCGCATCAGCTCGATGGCGTAGGGCTTGGGATCCGCCTGGATCCCGGCGATCTGGGTGGAGGTGAAGTCGCGCTCGCTGATGGGCTTTGCGGCCTCCCTCTCCTCCTGCGCGGCCTTCTTCTTCCGTGCCTTCTTCTCGGCCTTCTCCTCCTTGGCCTTCTTCTGCTTCTCGGCCAGGCGGCGGGCCTCCTCACGGGAGGCGCTGCGGGAGACGTTGGTCGAGCGGCGGCTCTCGGCGAGCCGGGCGGTGTCCTGGTCGGTCGTGCCGACCGACCGGGTCGCCCGGTCCGCGTCTCCTCCGGCAGCGCTCTGCTGGGAGGTGACCAGGGCCGCGGACGAGATGCCCCCGGCGCCCATCGGATCACCGATGGCGACGGTGGCGCCGACCGAACCCAGCATCGCCACGGCGACCGCGCCACCGATGACGGGTCGTCGCGCGGCGGCTCGGATCGCCGCCGTTCCGCGACCGGGGCGCGACCGCGCCGCGTGCCGCGCTCCGTGCCGTGGCGTGTAGCTCGGCGAGCCCACGTCACCAGCTCCTTCCATGACGACAGCCACTCCGCGGGAGTGGCTGTTGAGGCAGGGACCGGCCGATGGCGCCACCCCGCTGTTACCGAGTCGAGACCTTAGTGGACCCCTGCCCTGCTGCCAACCCCGGGGTCCCCGCATGACGAAGGGGGTGCCCCGCCGGCTGCGGGGAACCCCCTTCGTCATGCGGCGCAGATCACATGTCGCTGCCCTCGAGCAGATCGGTCACCAACGCCGCGATCGGGCTGCGCTCGCTGCGGGTGAGGGTGACGTGCGAGAAGAGCGGGTGCCCCTTGAGCGTCTCGATGACCGCCGCGACCCCGTCGTGGCGACCGACGCGCAGGTTGTCGCGCTGGGCCACGTCGTGGGTGAGGACGATCTTGGAGTTCTGTCCGATGCGGGACATCACGGTCAGCAGGACATTGCGCTCCAGACTCTGTGCCTCGTCGACGATGACGAAGGCGTCGTGGAGGCTGCGGCCGCGGATGTGGGTCAGCGGCAGGACCTCGAGCATGTCGCGGTCGAGGATCTCCTCGACGACCTCCGTGGACACCACCGCGCCGAGGGTGTCGTGGACGGCCTGCGCCCACGGCCCCATCTTCTCGCTCTCGCTGCCCGGCAGGTAGCCCAGCTCCTGGCCACCGACGGCGTACAGCGGTCGGAAGACGATGACCTTGCGGTGCTGGCGCCGCTCCATGACCGCCTCGAGACCGGCGCACATCGCCAGCGCGCTCTTGCCCGTGCCGGCGCGCCCACCGAGGCTGACGATGCCGACGTCGGGGTCGAGCAGCAGGTCGAGGGCGATCCGCTGCTCGGCCGAGCGGCCGTGCAGGCCGAAGGCGTCCCGGTCGCCGCGTACCAGCCGCACCTGCTTGTCCGCGCCCACCCGGCCCAGGGCGTTGCCACGCTCGGAGATGATCTTCAACCCCGTGTGGCAGGGCATCTCCGCGGCGGCGAGATTCTCCACCCGCCCGGTCTGGTAGAGGTGGTCGACCTCCCCACCGCTCAGCTCCAGCTCGGCCATCCCGGTCCAGCCGGAATCCGCCCGGGTCTGCTCGTGGCGGTACTCCTGCGCGTCCAGACCCACGGCGGAGGCCTTGACCCGCATCGGCAGGTCCTTGGAGACGATCGTGACGTCGGCGCCCTCCAGGGAGAGGCTCGTGGCCACCGCGAGGATGCGGGTGTCGTTGTCGCCGAGCCTGAACCCCGAGGGCAGAACCTGCGGGTCGGTGTGGTTGAGCTCGACGCGCAGGGTCCCGCCGTCGCCGCCGACCTCGACCGGCGCGTCGAGGCGGCCGGCCTTGACCCGCAGGTCGTCGAGGAGACGCAACGCGGTGCGCGCGAAGTAGCCGAGCTCCGGGTGGTGTCGCTTGCCCTCGAGCTCGGTCACGACGACGACCGGCAGGACCACCTCGTGCTCCTTGAAGCGCAGCACCGCCCTCGGATCCGAGAGCAGGACCGAGGTGTCGACGACGTAGGTGCGACGTCCTTCGTCCCGGGGCGGGAGGGGCACTGGATCAACAGCAGCATCGGCCCCTGGGTCGAGCACGCTCCCGGCTTGCGTGCCTGAGGGGGTGACGGTCGGGGTCATCAGGTCGTCCACGTCTTCTCCTCGTCGGCGCCGCGCCGGGCAGGCGCGTGCGCGCCTACTCTCGGTACTGGTGCCGGGATGGAACCCGAGGCATGGGAAGGGGCCGCGATCGGCTCCTCCTGCGCAGCAGCAGCCCCATGTCGGCCTTCCCGTCAGGGCCGCGGGGTGCGACCCGTCAGGCATCACGCTAGGACCGATCCACAGCGGCACGCGGATGTGCCACGGCGTGTCCACCGATGCCACGAACGATTCACGTCGCGGTGACCTCATTCGCCACGCCTGTCACTCCTGCCCCACAGGCCCCTCCCCTTCGCACGAGCCCAAGCAGCTGCGAAGGGACGGGGGCCGGGCCGCGCAGGAGCCCACGCAGTCGCGAAGGGGGTCAGCCCCCGAAGCGCCGGTGCCGGTCGGCGTACGAGCGCAGGGCGCGCAGGAAGTCGACCCGACGGAACTCGGGCCAGTGGACCTCGCAGAAGTAGTACTCGCTGTGCGCGGACTGCCACAGCAGGAAGCCGGAGAGCCGTTGCTCGCCCGAGGTGCGGATGACGAGGTCGGGGTCGGGCTGGCCCTTGGTGTACAGGTGGTCACCGATGTCCTCGGACGTCAGCTCCGCGGCAACCTCGTCGAGAGTCGCCCCCTCCTCGGCCCGGGCGCGCAGCAGCGACCGCACCGCATCCGAGATCTCCTGCCGCCCCCCGTAGCCGACCGCGACGTTGACGACGAGCCCGTCGACCGCCGCCGTCTCCCCCTCGGCCCGGCGCAGCGCCGCTGCCGTCTGCTCGGGCAGCAGCTCCAGCGCCCCGGCCGGATGCAGCTGCCACCGACCGACCGACGCCAGGTCCGCCACGAGACCCTCGATGATCCGCAGCAGGTGGTCGAGTTCCTCCGGGGTGCGGGTCAGGTTGTCGGTCGAGAGCAGCCAGAGGGTGACCACCTCGACGCCCGCGTCCTCGCACCACTCCAGGAAGCTGGCGATGTTGGCCGCACCGGCCCGGTGCCCGTCATCGGCATTGCGTCCACGCGCCTTGGCGAACCGGCGGTTGCCGTCCACGATCATCCCCACGTGTCGCGGCACGGAGTCGCGGTTGAGCTGCCGGACGAGACGTCGCTCGTAGGCGCTGTAGAGCGGGTTGCGCACTCGCTGTCCTTCCCGTGGCGCGATGTCGACGCAGACAACCTACCGCCGTCGCCGGTGTCCGACCCCACACGGGACCCCACGGTCCGACGATGGCGAACCTACGCAGGCGTAAGTTACCGTGGACTGATGGAGTCCCCCCGCACCACGGAGTCGCGCCGCAGCGAGACCCGCCGCAGCGAGATCAAGGAGTTGGCCACCGACGTCGGTGAGCACGCCCACGCCTTCGTCGAAGCGGTCAAGCCCCATCTGCGCGGCTGGCTCCATCTGGTCATGGCGCCACTGGCGCTCATCGGAGGACTCATCCTCACCTCGACGGCCCCCACCCAAGGGGGCCGACTCGCGGCCATGATCTTCACCCTGACCGCCGGACTCCTCTTCGCGACCTCGGCGATCTACCATCGTGGCCACTGGGGCGCCCGCATGGGCGGGGCACTGCGACGGTGGGACCACGCGAACATCTTCCTGATCATCGCCGGCAGCTACACCCCCTTCGCGCTGATGCTCCCGCGTGAGCAGGCGGCCACGCTGCTCGGCACCGTCTGGACCGGCGCGATCCTGGGCGTGGTCTTCCGGGTGTTCTGGGTCGACGCGCCCCGCTGGCTGTACGTACCCGTCTACCTGGCGCTCGGATTCGTCGCCGTGTTCTACATCAAGCCGCTGCTCACCCACGGCGGGTGGACGATCCTCGCCTTCGTCATCGCCGGTGGAGCGCTCTACACCGCCGGCGCGGTCGTCTACGGGATCAAGCGACCCAACCCGTCACCGCGATGGTTCGGCTTCCACGAGATCTTCCACGCCCTGACCGTGCTGGCCTTCATCTCACACTTCGTCGCCGCGACGCTGGCCCTCTTCGGGCCCATCGCCCAGACCTGAGTCCCGCTCCCGGGTCGGCTGCCCGGCGGTCTCCCCCGGCCCCGGATTCGTCGGCGCGTCCCGGACCTGCCCCTGCTCCCGCTGCTCCTCCGCCCGCTCGGCGAGGTTCATCCGCCGCATCCGCGTGAACATGCTGCGCATCAGCAGCCACAGCGCGACGGCGAGGAAGAAGAACGCGACGAAGGCGAGGAACCCCGGCCCCACCTCGGTGCTCGGCGCGCTCATGACCACTCCTTCACTGTCGGGGCGACGCGGTCGTCACGCAGCAGTTCCAGGTCCGACCGGCCGGCGAGCGCGTCGGCCTCGGCCAGCGAGCTCGGGATGCCCGCGAAGAGGTCGTCCTCGTCGTCATCGGTCGCGACATGGCTCATCGCGAGCTCGTACTCCTCCGTCGGCCAGATCTCCGCCTGCAGGGAGTTGGGCACGGCGAAGAAGAACCCGTCCGGGTCGACCTGCGTCGCGTGCGCGCGCAGGGCGTCGTCACGCAGGTCGAAGTAGTCCGCCGCGTGCACCCGCGTGGTCACGTTGCGCTGCGGCCGCTTGCCGGCACGCTCGAGCCAGTCGACGAAGGGGGACTCCTTCCCCCGGGCGAGCAGCGCCTCGTGGAAGGCCTCGAAGCGGGCCCGGGTGAACCCGCCGTTGTAGTAGAGCTTCAACGGCTGCCACGGCTCACCCGCGTGCGGGAACCGATCCGGG
The DNA window shown above is from Janibacter sp. A1S7 and carries:
- a CDS encoding glycine cleavage system protein R, which translates into the protein MRTVVVSLIAADRPGLVAELAAAVAEQGGNWLESQMGRLGGTFAGAVLVELEEERVEGLTSAVRDLRDVDVVEVTAATTAADADAGLSPVRVVVIGQDQPGIVREVTVALADRGLGIREFHTSTSDAPMSGERLFEAVAVVGAARDVDLTDLRIALDEVSAQLSLDIRLDDGDDNPAWGEVPEPA
- a CDS encoding bifunctional ADP-dependent NAD(P)H-hydrate dehydratase/NAD(P)H-hydrate epimerase; amino-acid sequence: MITGYSVETIRRAEAALPDLLESGELMSRAARGVARLTSARMRDRGFRRVTGLIGPGNNGADTLYAIARLARRGFDATAVCVDPQSSPNVTAAAERARSRGARVLTGDGAEALTAIARAEVVLDGITGIGGRPGLPPFARPWVDAIRDRTWVIAVDTPSGQPVEGRQVVADAVFADETVTFGAPKAVHLLPSTEPTCGILTVLDIGLDLTDATPTVVRLTPDDVPVLWPVPTTEDDKYSRGVLGIVAGGERYTGAAVLASTAAVTAGAGMVRYVGPQAPTDLVRQTAPEVVPGEGRVQAWCIGSGLDPEATGEEAAEQLAAARAALASDLPVLLDAGGLDLLDGPRGAPTLLTPHAGECARALTRLGGRTSDLTRAEVEADPLEHARMLARLTGATVLLKGAVTHVVDADGPVHVHDEAPAWLATAGSGDVLAGLVGTLLAAGLDPTTAASLGVLVHGRAAEHANPGGPVRALAVAHAIGPTIAALLTESAQV
- a CDS encoding holo-ACP synthase; the encoded protein is MIVGVGIDVVDMARLGARLDRTPGLRERVFTEAERDLPLRSLAARFAAKEATGKALCTPGDLPWQEAEVTKGEHGEPILVITGAVAARAELLGVTRLHISLSHDGGIATAIVIAESAGAP
- the glmS gene encoding glutamine--fructose-6-phosphate transaminase (isomerizing) yields the protein MCGIVGYVGPDAGARSLDVVMEGLSRLEYRGYDSAGVALVTGDTVFAQKRAGKLANLRSALESEEVPVSATAIGHTRWATHGGPTDENAHPHRGGQDGKIAVVHNGIVENFHALKGELLEQGVSFTSETDTEVAAHMLAAAFAETGDLTEAMRLVVGRLEGAFTLLVVHADQPDVVVAARRNSPLVVGLGDGENFLGSDVAAFIGHTKQAVELEQDQIVTITPDTYSVINFDGTEGAGRPYEVTWDAAAAEKGGFDTFMEKEIHDQPQAVGDTLLGRTDAEGRLMLDELRIDEEKLRAVDRITIVACGTAAYAGTVAKYAIEHWTRIPVEVALAHEFRYCDPIVDERTLVVSISQSGETADTAMAVRHARSLGALTVSVCNTHGATIPRESDAVLYTHAGPEIAVASTKAFLAQITACYVLGLYLAQLRGETFADDAKSVMAELHTVPDKIASLLTSMDRVEEIARFMSDTRAVLFLGRHVGFPIAMEGALKLKELAYIHAEGFAAGELKHGPIALIEPGQPVFVVVPGPDTPNDLHKKVVSNIQEIRARGARTLVVAQEGDEEVTPFADEVIRVPHTSPLLQPLLTVVPLQVFALHLSTAKGLDVDQPRNLAKSVTVE
- the coaA gene encoding type I pantothenate kinase; translation: MSYATTATVPSPFVELDRDAWARLRENHPLNLDEGDLARLRGLSDPIDLDEVQEVYLPLSRLLTFYVSATTRLHRITSTFLGDRPPKAPFVIGVAGSVAVGKSTTARILRELMQRWPDTPKVDLVTTDGFLLPNAELERRGLLQRKGFPESYDRRALLRFMSAVKAGQPEVLAPVYSHLTYDIVQGEQIAVRQPDVLIVEGLNVLQPPGVRQDGRSGLAVSDFFDFSVYVDAKVDDIRQWYVNRFLRLRQTSFADPQSYFHRYADLTDEQAEARALHIFETINEPNLVDNVLPTRGRATLVLTKGSDHQVRRIRLRKL
- a CDS encoding PhoH family protein; translation: MTPTVTPSGTQAGSVLDPGADAAVDPVPLPPRDEGRRTYVVDTSVLLSDPRAVLRFKEHEVVLPVVVVTELEGKRHHPELGYFARTALRLLDDLRVKAGRLDAPVEVGGDGGTLRVELNHTDPQVLPSGFRLGDNDTRILAVATSLSLEGADVTIVSKDLPMRVKASAVGLDAQEYRHEQTRADSGWTGMAELELSGGEVDHLYQTGRVENLAAAEMPCHTGLKIISERGNALGRVGADKQVRLVRGDRDAFGLHGRSAEQRIALDLLLDPDVGIVSLGGRAGTGKSALAMCAGLEAVMERRQHRKVIVFRPLYAVGGQELGYLPGSESEKMGPWAQAVHDTLGAVVSTEVVEEILDRDMLEVLPLTHIRGRSLHDAFVIVDEAQSLERNVLLTVMSRIGQNSKIVLTHDVAQRDNLRVGRHDGVAAVIETLKGHPLFSHVTLTRSERSPIAALVTDLLEGSDM
- a CDS encoding isoprenyl transferase; the encoded protein is MRNPLYSAYERRLVRQLNRDSVPRHVGMIVDGNRRFAKARGRNADDGHRAGAANIASFLEWCEDAGVEVVTLWLLSTDNLTRTPEELDHLLRIIEGLVADLASVGRWQLHPAGALELLPEQTAAALRRAEGETAAVDGLVVNVAVGYGGRQEISDAVRSLLRARAEEGATLDEVAAELTSEDIGDHLYTKGQPDPDLVIRTSGEQRLSGFLLWQSAHSEYYFCEVHWPEFRRVDFLRALRSYADRHRRFGG
- the trhA gene encoding PAQR family membrane homeostasis protein TrhA — its product is MESPRTTESRRSETRRSEIKELATDVGEHAHAFVEAVKPHLRGWLHLVMAPLALIGGLILTSTAPTQGGRLAAMIFTLTAGLLFATSAIYHRGHWGARMGGALRRWDHANIFLIIAGSYTPFALMLPREQAATLLGTVWTGAILGVVFRVFWVDAPRWLYVPVYLALGFVAVFYIKPLLTHGGWTILAFVIAGGALYTAGAVVYGIKRPNPSPRWFGFHEIFHALTVLAFISHFVAATLALFGPIAQT
- the mca gene encoding mycothiol conjugate amidase Mca; the encoded protein is MAVHAHPDDESSKGAATTAKYVREGAEVLVVTCTGGERGDVLNPKLKDDPHILRDISQVRRDEMEAARQVLGVQQSWLGFVDSGLPEGDPLPPLPRGCFYLEPLDVATEALVREIRRFRPHVVTTYDENGGYPHPDHVMTHRVSVAAFEAAGDPDRFPHAGEPWQPLKLYYNGGFTRARFEAFHEALLARGKESPFVDWLERAGKRPQRNVTTRVHAADYFDLRDDALRAHATQVDPDGFFFAVPNSLQAEIWPTEEYELAMSHVATDDDEDDLFAGIPSSLAEADALAGRSDLELLRDDRVAPTVKEWS